A single window of Sulfitobacter sp. JL08 DNA harbors:
- a CDS encoding TorD/DmsD family molecular chaperone codes for MSALADTTSVSAEDRLRADLYNFLGLLLSGPPDQTLLDQCAGLSGDDSAMGEAISTLARVAKVTKPNAVLSEFNALFIGLGRGELLPYASYYLTGFLNEKPLATLRKDMAARGVTRAQNVFEPEDNIASLMEMMGGLIVGRFGRSADLADQKLFFNKHIGPWATHFFSDLEAAQASVFYASVGSVGKQFMDIEREAFRMIAG; via the coding sequence ATGAGTGCTTTGGCAGATACCACGTCAGTCAGTGCAGAAGACCGGTTGCGCGCGGACCTGTACAATTTTCTGGGGCTGTTGCTGTCGGGGCCGCCCGATCAAACCCTGCTGGATCAATGTGCCGGCCTGTCAGGCGACGACAGCGCGATGGGGGAAGCCATTTCAACACTGGCGCGCGTCGCAAAAGTGACCAAGCCCAACGCGGTGCTTTCAGAATTCAATGCCCTGTTCATCGGTTTGGGGCGCGGTGAACTGCTGCCCTATGCAAGCTATTACCTGACGGGCTTTCTGAATGAAAAACCGCTGGCAACATTGCGCAAGGATATGGCGGCACGCGGTGTCACGCGCGCCCAGAACGTGTTCGAGCCGGAGGACAACATCGCATCGCTGATGGAGATGATGGGCGGACTGATCGTTGGCCGGTTCGGCCGATCGGCGGACCTTGCCGACCAAAAGCTGTTCTTCAACAAACATATCGGCCCTTGGGCCACACATTTCTTTTCGGATTTGGAAGCCGCGCAAGCGTCGGTGTTCTATGCGTCTGTCGGCTCGGTCGGCAAACAGTTCATGGATATCGAACGCGAGGCGTTCCGGATGATTGCGGGATAA
- a CDS encoding ubiquinol-cytochrome c reductase iron-sulfur subunit N-terminal domain-containing protein, with translation MKKEKADGTSRRDFLKLAGTAAPAAVAAVAVSGSDAQAQPVDLSSDKMQDTAHTRAYLDSARF, from the coding sequence ATGAAAAAGGAAAAAGCCGACGGCACCAGCCGCCGCGATTTTCTGAAACTGGCTGGCACAGCCGCACCGGCAGCCGTTGCTGCGGTTGCCGTCAGCGGATCGGATGCACAAGCGCAGCCGGTCGATCTTTCATCTGACAAGATGCAGGACACTGCGCATACCCGCGCCTATCTCGACAGCGCCCGGTTCTGA